ACTTGTCCCTTCCTGGCACGGCCGATCTGCCTGCTGAGGGTCTCACCCAGACTACGTCTAGTTTGCTGGCCACACATCCGTCTTCTGGACATTCTCCACCTTTTGTGGCAATACTGCTTTCAGGGTACAGGCCAGTGGGTCCCAGAGGGCTTTAGTCTAGATCCCTGAGCTTTCCTGTCATCAGGTCAGGGGTGCTGGGTTGGTGCCCTGTCTCTGGCTGCTGATGGTGGTGTCCTCTTGGTCAGGTGCCCACTTACTCCTCGTAGATCTCGTTTTCCCTTTGAGATTAATCAGGAATTTGTAGAAAGGTTGGGGCTGGCTCTCCGCTCCCTTGCCAACATGAAATCCCAGAATAGAGACGGTTGGATTTGTGTCTCTCCACGGGCAGCGTCCATCCCAAGGGTCCTGTCGCTTGTTTTCCTGGGCTGATCCTCAAGCCGATGTGAAGGCCATGTCTGCTCTGCTAGCCCTCCCTGGGTGTGTGTGACCTGTCCCCAGtggcctctgtccctttcccgTCACCCATGAAACAGGAATGGTGATGCCCCTTCTGAGAAGCCTGAGGACAGACTAGGCTTTTAAGTTCACACGCCCAGAATGTCAGTCTCAGTTTTCACGTTTTCGGATTTCCTGCTTTGGTGGTAACAACTCACCCCTCCTGGTAAAGCAGAGGGCACCTCTCTCTggtggcccccaccccacccctgtgttCACTTCGTGGCCCCCCCTGCCGGTCAGTCCAGAGATGGCTGCTGTTTCTGATGGTGTCTGGCAAGGCTGGACCGGGTCACTTTGCTGCTAAAGGGGCTGCTCTCCTCTATGTGGTTATTCCCAGGAGATGTGGCTTTGTGCTGTCCTTGGGTGTGGTTTTGCTGCCCAGAGGAGTGCCTGCGGCCCTCTGGTGAGGCCTGGGTCTCGGTCCTGTTCACTGTCACCATGAACCACAGCCTGGGCTTGAAGTGGCCAGATGTCCACGGCCAGAGACCCAGCCGGCCTGCTGATACTTGTGCTTCTGGAGCATGCTTGGCGCCCTTGCAGTTGGCTGGGTCCCATCCTGCCGTGCTCATGGCTCCTAAGCCCCACCCATTAAACGTGATCCTGACTTTCTAGAAAGTGTTTTGGTGGCTTAGCTGTGAGAAGGCAACTGGCTGTTTCCTTGGAAGAGCACCGCAGGGGAGGTGCACTGTGGGTCAGCTGCTCACCTGGAGGTCAGTGCAGGCACGGCGTGCAGAGGCCCCATCGAGCCCCCCGACCCTGTCACAGGTTGAGGGGGGTGAGTTGAGGTGTTCCCAGGGTTAAACCCAGgccctccagggatccctgggtggtgcagcggtttggtgcctgcctttggcccagggcgctatcctggagacccgggatcgagtcccacgtcgggctcctggtgcatggagcctgcttctccctctgcctatgtctctgcctctctctctctctttctctctctgatttatttaatcataaataaaaaaataaaaaaataaaaaaaaacaggcccTCCAGAGAGGCTGTAATAAAGGGCCTCCCTGGGAGGGCGATCCTGGCAGGTGGGGGACATGCCGTACCCCCTGCTACAGTCAAGGATGGGAAACGAGCCACCTTGAGCGTGTAGCCAGAAGCCAGAGGCACCAGCACCGTCCTGTGTTGCTGTACACACAGGGCCGGGCTGCTCTGGAGGGTTTCTCGTCCCCCTCTGCCTCAGGGTCACCTTGTGGGTGCGCCGTCAGGCTCTTCTGTTAGCCGGGGGTCTGCTCTCCTGCAGCTGGCAGGTGGCAGAACATCCCTGgagggctcagggcgtgaccagCATCCCTGGGACGACTGCCTGCCAGTGCCTTCCTTTGTCCTGGCCACCAGCCATGTGATCGCGGTCCCCATGGACTTCTGACTTATGCTGGCAGCTGGAGGTCCCACACTGGCCTAGGGAGCCCTGGCTGGCGCTGTCACAGCGCCTGTCTGGAGCCTGAGGGGCACCCAGCTCCTGGCCCGTGGTTGGCCACTTTGCAGCCGCCGCCTCCCCAGGGACCTGCCACCAGGCCAGCCCTTCCTTGCCCTGCCATCAGGACCTGAGGATGCTggagtgggggaaagggaggggagcgAGGTACCTTGAGGTCTACCCGCACCCACTGGTTCTCTGGACGTGTCCTCCGTCCCTGGTCTCCTTTGCCACAGGAAGATCATGGACTCTGGGGAGCTGGACTTCTATCAGCACGACAAGGTCTGCTCCAACACCTGCCGCAGCACCAAGATCGATCTCTCAGGCGCCCGCGTGTCTCTGAGCAGCCCCACCTCGGCCGAGTACATTCCCCTCACACCTGCCACGGCTGATGGTACGTGCTGGCTTGGAGCCTTTGCTCTCACCGGGGCTTGAGCCTTCCCACTCCAGCTACAGCCATGGGGTGGGCCTTTGCACACCACTCGTGGAGCCTGGCCTCCCGCCCTGGGCCTGTGGTGTCCACTGCCGCCGCCTTCTTTGTGGAGAGTCTAGCTCGATTGCTATTGTCGTTGACAGGGAAGATTCAGGTACTTTTTCTTAGTCATTTTTAACGTAAACTGTTATAATTTGTGAGTAGAGAAGTGTAGAAGGAAGGTTAGTGCAGACATCCAGTGACCATCACCAGCTCTGACTCACCCAGGGACGCCACCCATATGGCGGACGCGGGCTCCTCTCAGCCCCGGGGCTGAGCCGTGTCGCAGGCCCGCGCTGCCTGTAGCATCTGGTGCTCGGCCCACGTGCTGGTACCTCCTGGCTTTCGGCTGACCTACCCTCCATATCCTTCCACGATGACGCCTGTGGCAGCCTGTGGCTGGTAGATGTGCATGttcccaggaagccttccagcttttagaaggaaattctttttaaaactgcagttagggatccctgggtggcgcagcggtttagcacctgcttttggcccagggcgtggttccgggatcccgggatcgagtcccacgttgggctccctgcgtggagcctgcttctccctctgccttttctgcctctctctctctctctctctgtctctcataaataaataaaaccttaaaaaaagtaaaaaataaaactgcagttAGAGCAAATTCGGTCCTTGGTCCTGCTGGTAACTTGGAGGTGTTGCATTTCCAGTGATGTCACCTGCACTATCCCTAGTGTCAGTCCATGGAGCCAGGGACTGTCCTTGGAGGGGTCCTGGGAGGATGGGGGGAGAGACTCAGGCACAACAGCGAGGTTCCACCGTAGCCTCCAGCTCTGCTCCTGCACTCCGCCGGCACGGGCTGGCTGGCCGAACTTCAGAGGCCCTCCTAGAAACTCCAGGAACACAGTTGCCGGTAGTCAGAGGAGCCGGCTGCTCTTTTGTCAGCTCTCCTCATCCGTTGGTTACAGTTTGCAGTGATGTGGGGCCTTGGGGCCTGGGCTTCTTTCTGGGCCAAAGCCCCAGGCTGGGGCCTGGTCTGGCTCCTTGGAAGGCACAGTGCAGTGTGGGGAGGGCCTGGGTCACCCCGAAGCCCTCTATGCACCCCCAATGGGCCATAGCTTTCGTGAGAATAGGGCTGATACCGGGTTCTGGGTCCAGACCCCCTGCTCCGCCATGAGAGTCCGCCCGGGACGACGGGTCTCCAGCCTTCAAGAAGGGCCCAGGCTTTGAGCGCTCCAGTCAGCACTCACCGCGTCCGGTCAAGGCCACATCAGGTTTAGGATTTAGCTCTTTGAACGCTGTCACGTCTCGACGGTCTGGATGAGGCTGTGAGTTCTTTTATTCAGCTACGTACGGTCTGCTCAGCCAGAGTTCTCAGAGAGCATCTTGTCAGTTGTGTAGTTAGTGAAAGATTTTGTGTCACCTAGACTACGGAGAAGATGTGTTTTTGCCCCGAATTATTCTAAGCATGTAGCGTTTTTCAGCACGACGTCGTCGTTGGTCGTAGGAGGCCCGTGTGAGGCTGGGGAGCTTACGCAGACGTTAGGCAGTCGCAGGCTTGTGCCTCAGCTGGGTCTGTGTGGAGCCAGGCCTCCGTCAGAAGCAGCCTCAGCGGCCAGGTGCCCGCTGTGTCCGCGGCTGTGCGGGCGCCAGAGCGGAACCGGGGCGTGAGCCTGAGTGGACGGCGTAGGTCCCTGATCTCGGGAGGCGGCGCTGGCACACGCGAGGTCAGGGCACTGTGGACCTAGCGGAGGTCGCGGGGAAGGGGCGGTCCGGGTGCTGGCCTTGCGGTCCGAGGAGCGTGCGGGCAGGTCGGAAGCGCCTGGAGACGAGTGCAGTGGTGGGAATTTGTCGAGGCTGGTGGTGGCGTCAGGGAGACTCCGTTCTTTCTCCTTCGTGTGTGTTTGACGATGTGTGCGATTCAGAAGCTTAACAATAGGTGTACCTCAGAGATATAAACCCGTTGACTGCCCTGGTACACGTGTGTTTgtggattttataaaaattggtgcaaaggggcagccctggtggcccaggggtttagcgccgtcttcagcccagggcgtgatcctggggatctgggatcggtcccatcgggctccctgcatggagcctgcttctccctcctccctctgcctgtgtctctgcctctcgctctctctgtgtctctcgtgaataaataaaatcttaaaaaaaaaaatggtgcaaaGGAGAGCTTTAGAGCCTGTGTTGAGATGGTGGGTTGGGAGGGTTGCTCGCTGGCTGGCGAGGCTCACGGTGGCCGTGTCTGGGTTGCAGTGAACGGGTCTCCCGCCACCATCACCATAGAGACCTGTGAGGATCCTGGCGACTGGACCACGGCCATCGGAGGTACCAGTCCTTCTGGTTGGGCTGCTTGGGGGTGAGGGGCGGGATATGCTGGGTGGCCCTGGGCAGGCTGCAGGCAGGCCCGGGGGGCTTCCCGGAGGAAGTGCCAGTGCGGCAGGTGGAGCTCCACCCATGCAGACCTGTGCAcgctggcccccagccccaggcctcctGGCAGCTCTGCTCCGGCCTGCGGCGAGAAACCCGCCGTGGCTGCTTCTTCCTGCCCTCTgagcccccctgcccctcacagATGACACGTTCTCCTTCTGGCGAGGCCTCAAGGACGCAGGCCTGCTGGACGAGGTCATACAGGAGTTCCACCAGGAGCTGATGGAGACCATGAAAGGCCTGCAGCAGCGGGTCCAGGACCCCCCCCTGCAGCTCCGAGGTGAGAGGCTCTGTGTGCCCGGCACCAccctccccccgctccccggCCGCCCGTCCCGCCCTGCCGTGCCCCTGTAGACTCAGGACTCGGCTGGGCCTGGTTCAGCTCTGGTGGTGGAAGGGGGCGGAGCAGAGGCCGGCTGCCCCCTGGGTCACTGTGTCCGCGGGACGTCTCTGTGGGGGCCGTTCTCACTGTGTGCTCGCGCCTTCAAGATGCCGTCCTCCTCAACAACATCGTGCAGAACTTCGGCATGCTCGACTTGGTGAAGAAGGTGCTGGCCAGCCACAAGTGCCAGATGGACCGCTCTCGGGAGCAGTACGCCCGAGACCTGGCAGGTACGTCGGGTGGCCAGGGCCTCCCTGGGCCCAGTGCTCCCGTGGCCGTCCCTGGTCACTGCCTGGTGGGACAGCTGCTCCTGAGAGAGCACAGGAGGCACAGTCTGGAGGGGGGAGGACCAGGAGAGCCTAGCGCCGTCTCATGGGGAAGCCAGCACAGCACGCAGGGCCTAGGTGGCCCGCCCTCGGCTCCCCTGCGACTGTTTACAGGAGAAAAGTGGGAGAGGTGAGGCCGCGCCACTGGGGCCCCCAGAGTCACGCTCTGACGTGTGTGCTTCTCCTTCCTGGCGCTCCCAGGGTGCTCGTGTGCAGCAGGTGGCTCACGTGTGTGGTTTTGACCTATTTTGTATCTTCATGTTTCACAAAAACAACTTTCTGTGCAGATGCTAGAAAGATCAGAAAGTTAGAATGGGGAAGGTCTGTCCTCATCTGGCAGCTTAGAGGCCACCTTTGAGATGACATTTCTGCTTTCTCGGAGGGGCAGTCAGCACAGGCACCGCAGAGAGTGTCACTAGGGGAGACGGGGTGGGACAGGGACAGAGCATCACTGGTCAGGGTACATgtgtttccctctctgtgtccgCACTGGCCTCTGTCCCCCGCTCCACCTGACTCCTCCTCCCCACAGTGATGCTCTGTCCCCTGTGTCCCCGTCCCCACAGTGACGCTGTGTGTCCCTCCCGCAGTGATGCTCTGTCCCCCATGTCCCCCTGTCCCCGCAGTGATGCTCTGTCCCATGTCCCCCATCCGCCCATGCAGTGACGCTCTGTCCCCCGTGTCCCCCTGTCCTTGCAGTGACGCTCTGTCCGTGTCCCCTCCGCAGTGACGCTCTGTCCCCCATGTCCCCCTGTCCCCGCAGTGATGCTGTGTCCCCCTCTGCAGTGACGCTCTGTCCCCCATGTCCCCCTGTCCCCACCGTGACACTCCCATGTCCCCATAGCGGCAGTGATGCTCTGTCCCGTGTCCCCGTCCCTGCAGTAACACTCTGTCCTGTGTCCCCCTGTCCTCGCAGTGATGCTTTGTGCATGTCCCCCTGTTGCTGCAGTGACACTCTGTCCTgtgtccctctgtccccacagtGATACTCTGTCCTGTGTCCCCCTGTCCCCACAGTGACGCTCTGTCCCCCATGTCCCCCTGTTGCCGCAGTGACGCTCTGTCCCGTGTCCCCCCCACAGTGACACtctgtccccccgcccctcccagtGACACTCTGCCCCTGTCCGCCCACAGCCCTAGAGCAGCAGTGTGACGAGCACCGCCGTCGGGCCAAGGAACTCAAGCACAAATCTCAGCACCTCAGCAACGTGCTCATGACGCTGACCCCcgtctccctgccaccccccacgAAGCGGCCCCGGCTGGCGAGGGCCACATCAGGGCCGGCTGCCATCGCCTCGCAGGTGCTCACCCAGTCTGCCCAGATCGCCCTAAGCCCCGGTGTGCCCGTCTCCCAGCTGACTGGTGTGCCGCTCGGCAAAGTGGTGTCCACCCTGCCATCCCCCGTGCTGGGCAAGGGACCCCCCCAGGCTGCTTCCGCCAGCTCTCCGGCCTCGCCCCTGCTCGGGGGCTACACAGTGCTGGCCTCGTCGGGCACCACCTTCCCTAGCACCGTGGAGATCCACCCGGACGCGTCCAGCCTCACGGTCCTGAGCACAGCCGCCATGCAGGACGGCAGCACTGTGGTCAAGGTGGTGAGCCCCCTGCAGCTGCTCACCTTGCCGGGCCTGGGCCCCACCCTGCAGAACGTGGCCCAGGTGTCACCTGGGGGTAGCACCATCGTGACAGTGCCCACGGGGGCCGTCGAGAGCGCTGTGGCCGCCTCGGGGTCCGAGGAGCACACGGCTACCATTGAGGTGGCCGCCATGGCGGAGGGCCACGAGCACAAGTAGACGCTGGTGGAGGGCGAGGCCCCTCATGGGCACAGGGCTGGCCGCCTCTCCTCAAGCCCCGGCCGGCCGGGAGCACGGCACCGCCGCCCCGCGGGTCACGTCGGGCTGAACCAAAGAGAGGGAACACCAAACAGACGGAAGAGAAAGGGATCGCCAGCGACAGGCCTGTGCGGTCAGCCTCCCCCTCGAACTTCCTCCCCCTTTTCTTAGGAAATACATTCTTCCATCTGTTGCTTATTGATACTGTTTACACGTTGGGCCTGATGAGGAGCCAGGCAGAGAGGACAAGGAGGCACCGCCGGGGAGCAGGCGCGGACCCCGTGGGTGCGAGGGGCCCCCGGGGGAGGGGGTATCACGAACACAAGTCTTGGGAACCGTCCCCAAGTGTGGAAACCCATGGATCCTATGGATTTGGTTTCTTCCCACAGTTTTCTGTAGGTTTAGCGGGTCCCGGCACCCTGATCTCCCGTCTCTGGAGCGGGCGCCGTGCTGCTGCAGGTCCACACGCGGCCCtgggcaggggcgcctgggcacCCGGGGCTGGAGTGCCACCCCCAGGGCACCCGCCTGAGCAGAGGGCCCAGAGGCCCCCAGCAGCTGAGTTTGCCGTCTGCCCACCTTCCTCCGCCCTGCAGGCGCTCGGGCCCCTGCACACGCGCAGTGGGtgtttttaagtgaattattAGTAGGCTTCTAGGAAGAGTCCGATTTCTAGCATTTTCATCCTAAGCAGTGCTGAGTGCCTAGGCTTCTGCCTCGCTCTGGGCTCCAGAGTGCTCAGTACGAGGCAGCTGTGGGCGCGGCCCCGGGGCGACTGCGCTGGTGGTTCCTGCTGCTCCGGCGGGCCGCCCGGAGGAGGGTGGCGGTGACGGTGGTGTGCCCCTGTGGCTTTGGTTCCGGGGGTGCGGGTGCGAACACAGCAAGACAGGAACCGAGGAGGGTCCGCGTGGGGCGAGGTGCTCCCGCCTTTGGGGAGCTCGTCATCCACCCCGTGCTCAGCCTGCTGGCGGGGCCGCCGTGACAGCTTTAGCCCCTGGCCCTCCGGGACCCCCACCCAGAGGTGGAGGTGCGCCCTGCTGGCTGGCGCTGGTGCCCGAGAGCGTGTGGGGTGGCAGTCGGGTGGTCTGGACCAGGGTCTGTCACTGCGGGGCCACCCGGGGGCCACGCGCAGGTCTGCTTGTGGACCCAGGAGGAAGAGCAGCAGGGGTCCCAGGGCCCGCCCGAGCCCTTGAGTGGACGTCCCCGCGGCCACGCTTCCCCCGGCGGCCAGTTCAGTTGCCTGCGGAAGACCCTTCTCTGCCGGAAGGGGAGGGGGCTCCAGCGCAGCCACTGCCCTGCTTTGTGCTTCGAAGGGATCTGGGTTGTCTGTCTGTCCTTCcatcccaggtgccccacacctCCCCGAGTCTCCCAGGCGctccttcctgttttctttctgtcacATACTTGTTTGCTGTGGTCACGGGTCAGCTGGCTCAGCATGGTGTTTACCTGCTGGTTACGGAGTCCCGATGCCTGTGGCAGTGTGACCGCGGGGTGGGCgcgtcctgtcctgtcctgtgcGTCTGCACCAGCTCGGGCAGTGCGAGAAAGCACATCTTGCCCTTGGGGCCTTTGTCAAAGTCAGACAAGCGGCCCCTTTGAAGCCGCCGccgccacccccgccccgccagcaGTCAGACCGCAGGGCTGGAGGGAAGTGCACATCCGAGCCATAGCAGGAAGCCGCAGCTTCAGAAATAACtgcagcccctccctccacctgggcggggggcggggggacacctGTGCCTGGCAGGGCCCCGAGCCCCGGCTgtcggggggccgcgggggccgcctGCACCCCTCCAGTCCCCGGGCGGGACCGCGGGCTGCTTCTGGGGAGCAGGACCGGACTTGGTTTCTCTCAGGGCTGCCGGCCCAGAGGCAGCCTGGGGAAGGGAAGCATCCGGGTTCTACTTTGTATGTTTTGCAAGTATCTGCTTGGTACTTTGATttacagtaaaaacatttttcGTAACATGTGTCCGAGTCTTGTGATGAGAGCTCGTGGAGGGGGTCACGGTGGTGCAGGTGCGTGTCCCGCGCAGACGGCGCTCaggccctgccacctgccctgggAGACTGTGGTCGGGGCCCAGGCCCTCCCTGTGTCCCTGAGGTCACCAGTGTTGTCGTGTCGGCACCATCCTCACCCCCAGGAGGCCAGCAGAGTGTGTGCACGTCTTCACCCCAGAGGTGGTGCATGTTTATCACAGGCTGCAGGTGACGCGAGGGGGTGATGCGAGGGGTTCCCGCGGTGGGCATGCAGTGGACGGCCTGACCCCCTTCTCACACAGGGGAGGAGGTTGAGCTACTTGGCAGGAGAGGGTGGCACAGCCTGGCTGTGAGCAGGCTGCCTGCCCCTGGTGGGGAGCTGCCGCCTGGACCAAGAAGCAGCAGGGGTGACCCCCACGGGCAGCCGGGGGACCTGTGTGGGCCCCGGGAGCAGGGCATCGTCTGCAGGGGGTCTGCGGGCTCTGTTGTACCTTCCACCTCTTGCCCGCCGCAGCCCCTTCTGGGGTTTCCTTGACCACCAGACGCCTGCTGCGGTGCTCTGAAGACTCCCCACTCCTCTCAGGCCCcgcacccaggggtcccctcgcCCTTGTTGGTGAAGCGTGGGGGAGCCCCTGCTGCCGCCCCCCTGTGTGGAGACACCCCCCCCAGCCACCGCTGGCTCAGGAGCACGCAAGCCCCGACGGCGGCCGCTCCCCACCCCTGCATCCTCGTCCTCAGCTGTGGAGCAGCGGGTAGTGGGGCCTGCCCTGGGGACGTCTGGGAGCTGGGCCTGTGAAGCTGGTGGGTCTGTGTCCTGTGGCCTAGGGGGCCACCCAACAGGAAGGGTCGGGAGAGAAAGCGGTCACAGGGGTACTAACAAGGAGCGCAGCCCTCTCCGGGGGCGGAGGGGACGAGAGGGAGTCCAGGCAGTGTCTGTGCTCGGGCGACCTGGAGAGGCCATCACTGGAAGGTGGGCAGCAGGGTCACTGCTGGTGTCACAGCTCCTGCGGATTTGGACCAACATATGAAGACGTGTTTCACCCGCTCATCCGGCCCTGCGGCCCTCTGAGCCACAGAGGGGCCACTCGTAGGAAAAGCAGCACTTTGGAAACTGGTTGCGATGCTGGTCAAAAAAGCTTGAAGACCCCTCTGTGCTGGATCCCCTCTTTCATTGAGTCGTGTTcctatatctatttattttgtgggtgttttttttctcctaaattctaGATCATCTGAAGTTAATACTGCTATGTCAGTGTTGACTGACTTATGTTTGGTTGGTAGATGCCTGGcgtatctttttccttttttatttctgactgTATTAGGCTTTTGCGTTTTGGTGCATCTCTGGCATCTCtgactttccttctttcaaaatcCTCTCTCAGATTCTCGATCCCTTGATAGAACGTAGTCCTTTCACGTTTACTGTGCTGATGTGTTTGGGTTCAGGTCTCTTACCAAGTTGACTAGGGGCTGAAGTGTTTGTGACGAGCTGCCTCGTGCTCTTCTGCTTTCCTCCCTTTTTCCCTAGCGTGTGGGTCGCTCAGCTCTCTTCTGCCTGATGGCTTTGCACCATGTCCGCAGATCCTAGGACACCCGTCCCACAGAAGGTGGAGGTGGACCTCCCTCCCTTC
This portion of the Vulpes lagopus strain Blue_001 chromosome 18, ASM1834538v1, whole genome shotgun sequence genome encodes:
- the GMEB2 gene encoding glucocorticoid modulatory element-binding protein 2; translation: MATPDVSVHMEEVVVVTTPDTAVDGSGVEEVKTVLVTTNLAPHGGELAEDSMETENAAAAAAAAFTASSQLKEAVLVKVAEEEESLEAEIVYPITCGDSRANLIWRKFVCPGINVKCVQYDEHVISPKEFVHLAGKSTLKDWKRAIRMNGIMLRKIMDSGELDFYQHDKVCSNTCRSTKIDLSGARVSLSSPTSAEYIPLTPATADVNGSPATITIETCEDPGDWTTAIGDDTFSFWRGLKDAGLLDEVIQEFHQELMETMKGLQQRVQDPPLQLRDAVLLNNIVQNFGMLDLVKKVLASHKCQMDRSREQYARDLAALEQQCDEHRRRAKELKHKSQHLSNVLMTLTPVSLPPPTKRPRLARATSGPAAIASQVLTQSAQIALSPGVPVSQLTGVPLGKVVSTLPSPVLGKGPPQAASASSPASPLLGGYTVLASSGTTFPSTVEIHPDASSLTVLSTAAMQDGSTVVKVVSPLQLLTLPGLGPTLQNVAQVSPGGSTIVTVPTGAVESAVAASGSEEHTATIEVAAMAEGHEHK